One Sylvia atricapilla isolate bSylAtr1 chromosome 24, bSylAtr1.pri, whole genome shotgun sequence genomic window carries:
- the CITED4 gene encoding cbp/p300-interacting transactivator 4 produces MAEHMMMPMSHGGAGLQSYRMGMSGLQGPPQHGQHVLRTLPAAAQMMPYGGAAVDGAMRPRASLGGQMGHHQLQNAMMFNGPGQQQQYMGPVGTQQLMASMHLQKLNTQYQGHPLAVSNGPVGAGGQQYRVGPGQHPAMQHMPSPALTLNVMDTDLIDEEVLTSLVLELGLDRIQELPELFLGQNEFDFISDFVSKQQPSAISC; encoded by the coding sequence ATGGCCGAGCACATGATGATGCCGATGAGCCACGGCGGCGCCGGGCTGCAGAGCTACCGCATGGGGATGAGCGGGCTGCAGGGACCCCCGCAGCACGGGCAGCATGTGCTGAGGACGCTGCCTGCCGCCGCTCAGATGATGCCCTACGGAGGGGCTGCCGTGGACGGTGCCATGAGGCCGAGAGCCAGCCTCGGCGGACAGATGGGTCACCACCAGCTGCAGAACGCGATGATGTTCAATGGGCCgggtcagcagcagcagtacaTGGGGCCGGTGGGCACGCAGCAGCTCATGGCCAGCATGCACCTACAAAAACTCAACACCCAGTACCAGGGCCACCCGCTGGCCGTGAGCAACGGGCCCGTGGGTGCCGGGGGCCAGCAGTACAGAGTGGGGCCGGGCCAGCACCCGGCCATGCAGCACATGCCCTCGCCGGCGCTGACATTGAATGTTATGGACACCGATCTTATAGACGAGGAGGTCTTGACATCCCTCGTCCTGGAACTGGGGTTGGACCGGATTCAGGAGCTGCCAGAGTTATTCTTGGGACAGAACGAGTTCGACTTCATTTCAGACTTTGTTAGCAAACAGCAACCCAGTGCCATCAGTTGCTGA